A stretch of Paludisphaera borealis DNA encodes these proteins:
- a CDS encoding ethanolamine ammonia-lyase subunit EutB produces the protein MNLATTIRGERFTFAGLVEVLAKANEEKSGDQLAGVAARTERERVAAKIVLSELTLGEIVDNPVIDPDHDEVSRLILDQLDAAAFRPLRGLTVGAFREWILDDATTGEQLAAVRQGITPEIAAAVAKLMSNKDLVVAAAKIRVVTRCRNTMGVRGVLGIRVQPNHPSDDLGGILLSAADGLTYGCGDAVIGVNPATESVDVVENILRGLDRLIDAFAIPTQACCLAHITTQLACLERGAPVDLLFQSVAGTESANRSFGVDLTLLREGRERVLESHDRRDVVWVGRQAMYFETGQGSALSAAAHHGVDQLTLEARAHGVARAFDPFLVNSVVGFIGPEYLFDERQIIRAGLEDHFVGKLLGLPMGVDVCYTNHAAADQNSADNLQLLLAAAGCNFFMGVPCSDDVMLNYQSTSYHDAVAVRSLLSLRPAPEFEAWLTARGFGAARAVEWAEARDRVLRQLETVLRG, from the coding sequence GTGAACCTTGCCACGACGATCCGCGGAGAACGATTCACCTTCGCCGGCCTGGTCGAGGTGTTGGCCAAGGCCAACGAGGAGAAGTCGGGCGACCAGCTCGCGGGCGTCGCCGCCCGGACCGAGCGCGAGCGGGTCGCGGCCAAGATCGTCCTGTCCGAGCTGACGTTGGGCGAAATCGTCGACAACCCGGTCATCGATCCCGACCACGACGAGGTCAGCCGGCTGATCCTCGACCAACTCGACGCCGCGGCTTTCCGCCCGTTGCGCGGCCTGACCGTCGGCGCGTTCCGCGAATGGATTCTCGACGACGCGACGACCGGCGAGCAGCTTGCGGCCGTCCGCCAGGGGATCACGCCGGAGATTGCGGCGGCCGTCGCCAAGCTGATGAGCAACAAGGACCTCGTGGTCGCCGCCGCCAAGATCCGGGTCGTCACCCGGTGTCGCAATACGATGGGCGTGCGCGGGGTGCTGGGAATTCGGGTCCAGCCGAATCACCCCAGCGACGACCTCGGGGGTATCCTGCTCTCGGCGGCCGACGGACTTACCTACGGATGTGGCGACGCGGTGATCGGCGTCAACCCGGCGACCGAGTCGGTCGATGTGGTCGAGAACATCCTGCGCGGGCTCGATCGTCTGATCGACGCCTTCGCGATTCCGACCCAGGCGTGTTGCCTGGCGCACATCACGACTCAGCTCGCCTGCCTGGAGCGAGGCGCGCCGGTCGACCTGCTGTTTCAGTCGGTCGCCGGGACCGAGTCGGCGAATCGCAGCTTTGGCGTCGACCTCACGCTGCTCCGCGAAGGGCGTGAGCGCGTGCTCGAAAGCCACGACCGCCGCGACGTCGTGTGGGTCGGCCGACAGGCGATGTATTTCGAGACCGGCCAGGGGAGCGCGCTTTCGGCCGCCGCTCACCACGGGGTGGATCAGTTGACGCTGGAGGCCCGGGCGCACGGCGTGGCGCGCGCTTTCGACCCGTTCCTGGTCAACAGCGTCGTCGGCTTCATCGGGCCCGAATACTTGTTCGACGAGCGGCAGATCATCCGCGCGGGGCTTGAGGATCACTTTGTGGGCAAGCTGCTGGGGCTGCCGATGGGGGTCGACGTCTGCTATACGAACCATGCGGCGGCCGACCAGAATTCGGCCGACAACCTCCAACTCCTACTGGCGGCGGCCGGCTGCAATTTCTTCATGGGGGTTCCCTGCTCCGACGACGTCATGCTCAACTATCAGTCGACGAGCTATCACGACGCGGTCGCCGTTCGCTCGCTGTTGAGCCTTCGCCCGGCGCCCGAGTTCGAAGCGTGGCTCACCGCGCGGGGATTTGGAGCGGCCCGGGCGGTCGAGTGGGCCGAGGCGCGCGACCGGGTCTTGCGGCAGTTGGAAACCGTGTTGAGGGGATAG